ATATGaattaattacattttatttgtGGATGTCCTTCCATTTTCCAGACATGTTTCCAGATTATATCGAAGTAAAagaattagaaaaagaaGCTGATAAACATATTCAAAATgctttgaaatttttattaaactaaataattggaaaattatatattttgttaagtttgtatcttataaaattattttatttaattttactaaatgtttttatttttgaactAATGGTTGttgatattataattttggtaagttaaaacaaaattactacataatcatatatatatatattttaattaaagtcCGTGTAAAATAATAGACATTAAGTACATACATAAAATGAATACTTTTTAcaatcattaaatttaaaaatccaAATTTTGCTGAGCACATTCACAAGCTGATTTTCCTTCATCTTTAGACATACATGAGCTTAGACCTGTTTTTCCATCAACTTCAAGTGATTCTTTCTCAATTTGAATTTCAGctttccatttttttttctaaaatgttttatatatatttttaaaaaaattacataccTTAGTAATGCCTATATTAGGATCATCTTTTTCAAGTCCTGTTAACAAAAGACAAgctttacaaattttttgacTGGAAATATATCCACATCTTTGGCATAATAATAAATCCGGTACAGAGacattatcttttaaagttaattCTTCAGCAGAACGAATAAGATCCATAATTGTTCGAGGCCTAATAGCTtctaaatcttttattaatgttcTAACATTTCCTCTAAAAGCATTTGGAGAATATATACATTCAGTTGAGAAATATTGAAGTTTGTTAAAATATGCATACATAACAATATCTTTTtcataagaatattttaaaggtTTTGCTCGAGGTAGTGAATCTTCACTTCCTGTTATATTTGCACCACATCTTTGAAGTCTAGCTGTGTCACCACGTAAAACATTTAAGTAAACTGTCTCAGCTAAATCATCTGCATTATGGCCAGTCAACAATTTATTagcattaattttttgtgcACCTCTATCTAAAGCTTGTCTTCTGAAAACACCACAAAATGTACAGTTATTTTTCTTTCCAATTTTAGCTACAATATCGTCCATGGTCCAACCATAAAGATCTTTGTATGACAAAATAATCAAAGGAATTTCAAGATCTTTTTCACTTTTAAGAACAGATTCTATTGAAAAATCCCTGTACCCTTTTATTCCTTCATCAATACAAATAAGGTAAAAATTCAATCCATAATCATAACGATCATTTAGACGTTTCATTATATGTGACAAAACAATAGAATCCTTTCCACCACTTGCACCAATagcaattttttcatttcttttaaatagttcacatttaattattgtttCATGAACAtcctaaaaattattttcattttaaaaataataatatacctTTTCAAACCAATCAGTAAAACATGGAGCACAAAATAATTGACCAGTTTTTGCAGCTTTTATTCTTGGTTTTTCCTCACAATTAGTacatttcattttaaattgttataaaagaaaattaacattttaccaaaaagaaaatttttatttcccAACGAGAAacaacattaattttattatgcATACCTACAAGTAGTTACTTGTTAAAACTTtctttgtttaaaaaatttttctggAGAATCAACAATTAACCAAGATTATATGCTTTACTTAAACAAAAGACTTTTAATATTCAAGtgaatttttttgtttcagTAATAACTTTgataatgaattatttttaacttacatatatattgtttGTTAAGTATCTATCAGTCTCTTAACTAACATCttgaaacaaatattttcaaaagtaACAGttggaaatttttattcttttagtATATGATTACGAAATCAGTATTCGTAGCAGGACCAATTTGTTGAACAACGTACACTAAATAGGACATATTTGAATAACTTAAGTAATTTGTGTTCATTTAGATAGTAATATAGCCttagaaatatttcttaaaaatggCAGCAAAATTTAGTGGAAATTTAGGATCTGGTGATGGTCCAGTGAATGATTTTTTGAACTCATCTTGCCAATCACATTTTGGTTTACAAAATGACGAATGTATGTAAATTAACAAtgtttatttgtttatttaacaaacaacttttatattttagctttaaaaaaagtatcgTTATTCGATAgtcataaaataaatggaGAAGGTCCATTACAAAAGTTTGGAATTGCt
This Strongyloides ratti genome assembly S_ratti_ED321, chromosome : 2 DNA region includes the following protein-coding sequences:
- a CDS encoding Cytoplasmic tRNA 2-thiolation protein 1; amino-acid sequence: MKCTNCEEKPRIKAAKTGQLFCAPCFTDWFEKDVHETIIKCELFKRNEKIAIGASGGKDSIVLSHIMKRLNDRYDYGLNFYLICIDEGIKGYRDFSIESVLKSEKDLEIPLIILSYKDLYGWTMDDIVAKIGKKNNCTFCGVFRRQALDRGAQKINANKLLTGHNADDLAETVYLNVLRGDTARLQRCGANITGSEDSLPRAKPLKYSYEKDIVIGNVRTLIKDLEAIRPRTIMDLIRSAEELTLKDNVSVPDLLLCQRCGYISSQKICKACLLLTGLEKDDPNIGITKKKKWKAEIQIEKESLEVDGKTGLSSCMSKDEGKSACECAQQNLDF